The Chlorobaculum sp. MV4-Y genome contains the following window.
TAATATTTTTCCCCTTGTTTCGCTGGTCCCAAGGCGGCTCGTCCAAGAAAAAACTGACGATTACAATTTCTGGTTAACTAAAAACAAATGGAGGAAAAAATCATGCTAAACATGATCGTTTACACGTTGATGGCGGCTTTGAACAAGCTCTTCCCCGTCAAGTCACAAAAAGGTGTCACCATGATTGAGTACGCCTTGATTGCCGCTCTGATTGCTGTGGCGGTGATTGCGGTTCTTGTGACTGTTGGATCGAGCCTGAACAATATTTTCAGCTATATCGGTAGCAAGCTCACGACGTAATTGGTTTCCTGGTCACGCATAGGCGCTTTTACTACGTAAAAACTCTTTTACAGATTAACAGTGAAACGACCAATCTTTGTTGTCATCGCACTCGTTTTGGGTGCGATGACAGCTTTTATCGCAGCTCGCATGATGAGCGGTCCTCAAGCTTCAGGGCCCAGTGTTGTCATCGTTGAGCAGCCTATCGACGCCGGCAAGCCTATTTTGGGCGAACAAATCAAGGCTATCAGTTGGTCAGGTTCGGTTGTGCCTGTTATTTTTATTTTGGTTAGTTCATTGCGCGTGTGTACATTATATATGGGAACACTACCCCGCTGTTTAGAGTGAAGACCTAAAATAATTGGCCAATACAGACCGGTTGTTATGAAACAGTAAAAAACCTCGCAAGGATTTGCCGAAAAGACAGGTTTGCTATAAGCAACGGTAGGTATTTAATATTTTTCCCCTTGTCTCGCTGGTCCCAAGGCGGCTCGTCCAAGAAAAAACTGACGATTACAATTTCTGGTTAACTAAAAACAAATGGAGGAAAAAATCATGCTAAACATGATCGTTTACACGTTGATGGCGGCTTTGAACAAGCTCTTCCCCGTCAAGTCACAAAAAGGTGTCACCATGATTGAGTACGCCTTGATTGCCGCTCTGATTGCTGTGGCGGTGATTGCGGTTCTTGTGACTGTTGGATCGAGCCTGAACAATATTTTCAGCTATATCGGTAGCAAGCTCACGACGTAATTGGTTTCCTGGTCACGCATAGGCGCTTTTACTACGTAAAAACTCTTTTACAGATTAACAGTGAAACGACCAATCTTTGTTGTCATCGCACTCGTTTTGGGTGCGATGACAGCTTTTATCGCAGCTCGCATGATGAGCGGTCCTCAAGCTTCAGGGCCCAGTGTTGTCATCGTTGAGCAGCCTATCGACGCCGGCAAGCCTATTTTGGGCGAACAAATCAAGGCTATCAGTTGGTCAGGTTCGGTTGTGCCGCAAGAGGCATTCAGCCGGACTGCGGATGTGGTTGGCCGAATTGCTCTTGTCTCCATGATCCCTGGTGAGCCTGTTCTGCCTGGCAAGCTTGCTCCAACTGGTGCGACCGGCGGGCTATCCTCGATAATCCCGAAAGGCAAGCGCGCCATTAGCGTTCGTGTGAATGATGTGGTCGGGGTTGCCGGATTTGCCCTGCCCGGCAGTTATGTGGATGTTCTGGTCAGCGGCAGAGACGTCAGCGGCCAGCCGTTTTCCCGAATAGTGCTGTCGCGAGTCAAGGTATTGGCTGTGGAACAGGATACCGTTGCGGAAAAAGACAAGCCGAAAGTTGTTAATGCGGTGACTCTTGAGCTTTCACCGCAAGAATCAGAAAAACTTGATCTGGCCCGTAATATCGGCGCGCTTTCCCTGGTTCTACGCAACGAACTTGACACCACCGTAGTAAACTCTGTGGGCACCCGTCTGCCTGATGTTGTCTATCCGCAGCGTGGTGTTGCAACCAAGTTTTCGCAGCCTGCACAGGCAGCGCCTTCTCAAGCTCTGCAAGCAGCGCCTCCGCGAGCTTCACAAGCTTCACCTGCGCGTCAATACCGTGGAACCGAAGAAATTCGCGGCATCAGCCGCCAACAAGCTACCACACCATAAGCCAACATGGACATGAATTTGACATGCGTAAAGCATCTGGCCTGCGGGATGAGTGCCCTTGTGGCACTTTCTGGCGCAGTTCCCGTGGTTGTACTGGCCTCTCCAGCCCCTGTGGTTGCAGTGGCCGCACCGGCACCCATAGCTAAAAAAGCTACTCCTGTACCCGCAAAACAGGTCGCACCGGCACCCGTAGCCAAAACAGCTGCTCCTGCGCCTGTAACCACCAAAACCACTCCTGCACCTGTGGCAAAAAAGGTCTATCGGAAACCTGCGGCCAAAAGGTACTCACGCGTACGCGTGATGGATTTTTCTGCATACACACCTTCGAGCTATTCTGTTCCTGAAGGTGAATCGAGGGTCTACCGGCTTGCTGCGCCAGCCAAACGTGTTGCTGTGGGGGACCCTGCCATTGCAGATTTTATTATGATCAGCCCCTCAGAAATCTATCTGTCGGGCAAAAAAACAGGTGCTACCAATCTTATTGTCTGGGGCAAAAACGGCAACTCCACCACTGCTCCACTGGTCGTCAGCCGTAATGTCAAAACCATACAGGACCTGTTGAGAGCTGTTTTGCCGAAAGAGCACGATATTCAGCTATACTCATCGGGGGATGCCTTGGTGTTGGCTGGTTCCGTTTCCAACGCTTTGGCTGCTGAAACCGCTATCCGCCTGGTAAAAACCTTTTTGGGGGGCACTGTTCCGGATGTCACCCCAGAAGCCACCCTGACCAGTAAAAGTGAGGCCGCCACAGGCACATCGGGGGGAACCAGCATATCCGGCATGACCGGAGTATCAAGCGCTTCAGGTACGACTGGCACCGCCACTGTAGCGTCATCTGGCATTCGTGGTTTTATCAACCTTCTCAAAATACGCGACCCGCAGCAGGTCCGCCTCGAAGTCCGCATTGCTGAAGTTTCGAAGGCCTACATCGAGAGTCTGGGTTTTAGCTGGACGCAAGGTGTGGGTAGCACCGCAGGTAGTAGCCTTATGACAGGGTTTGTCAGCAACGCTACGCTCAACCTTCTCCTGAATAATAGCGGAAATCTTAAGGTTGAAGCAGATCGCAAAAAAACCTGGATTAAAATGCTGGCTGAACCCACCATTGTCGCCATGAGTGGTCAGGAAGGGTACTTCCTGGTTGGAGGCAAAATTTATACGCCTACCCCAACAGGAAACGGAGCAGTTGACTATCAGGAACGGACCTATGGTGTAGGGTTGCGATTTACTCCTACCGTGCTGGACGCAGGCCGTATTTCGCTCAAGGTTGCCCCCGAGGTCTCTGAGCCCGACTCGCAATTTCAATCTGCAGGGAGCCAATTTAATTTGCCCGCCTTTAAAGTCAGCGCGGCTTCAACCACAGTTGAAATGAACGAGGGACAGAACCTTGTTATCGGCGGCCTTCTGAAAGACAATCTTACCGAAACAATCCAGGCCGTGCCTTTACTGGGTCAACTTCCTCTGCTCGGCGCCCTGTTCCGTCACACTTCGATGGATTCTGAAAAAGTTGAGGTCATCGTCATTGTTCACCCGACACTGGTTAAAGCCACCGATATCGCGCCGGAGATTCCAACATTTGTTCCTCCAGGTCCAAACAGGCTTTTCCTCGAAGGAAAACTTCAAGGCTCAAAATAAAATGAACAGGATGCGCACAAATATCGCCATGCTCCGGGCACCGGCTTCGGAGCATACTCAAACCCAGAAGGGTGCTGTGATGGTAGAATTTGCGTTCATCCTGCCTATTTTTTTGCTTCTCCTTTTTGGGGTGATAACTTTTTCTGTAGCCCTTTACAACAGAACCGTGCTTTGCCTGGCAGTCCGTGAGGGTGCGCGTATGGGAGCCTTGTACGATGCGAACAACTACGACAGCAACGGCAATTTTGTTTCCAGTAACGTCATCACCAAAGCAAACGCCGCGGCTATGCAGGTCTTAAACAACGACCTTGTCACTTTTGGGCCGGGCATGAATCCAACTGCCACTACCTCTGTTTCGGGTGCTGCGGGCCAGAGGACGGTTACTGTAACGGCCAACATCAATTATACCGGGCTCTACATTTTTTCGAATGCGTTATCATTGTCAGCCACAACCATAATGAGACTTGAGGAGGATTGAGCAATCATGGCACGTTTACGCTACAACAAACGCCTGAATGGCCAGCGTGGCATTGTGACCATTTTGTTTGCGCTGGTTCTGGTGGTATTGCTTGGCTTTATTGCACTGGCAATTGACCTGACCCGACTCCATTTAGTCAAAGTCGAACTCCAGAACGCCGCCGACGCTGCTGCCTTGGCTGGCGCTGGTTCACTCATCGGCCCTGGAACGGTTAGCCCTAGTTACAATTGGACAGCGGCTTATAGCAAAGCGTGGGAACTTGCACGAGTCAATTCTGCCGATGGCAAGACGATTGCGCAAAATCAGAACGCGACGGTGCAGGTTGTAAGTAACAACAGCTACTGGAACCTTCGTAACCCGGACGGCACTCTGCACACCTACACAGTTCCTCCAACTGGATATGTGCCCGCAGTGCAGGTCACAATTACCATTCAACACCTGCAGTTGTTTTTTGCTCCCATACTTGGTATTTCAGAAGGAACCGTTAACGCCACGGCTATTGCTGCAGTCTCTCCTCCTGCGGGCGCTACGGGCTTGTTCCCCATGGCTATAGGCTCGTGCCTGTTCAACCTTTATTGGGATTCAGTGAATAACGCCCCAAAGCTGGACCCGGCCACAGGACAGCCCTATGATCTCCAGTTCACCAGTGTTTACTCCGGCGGTTCAGGTGCTTCCTGCACATCAGGCCAATGGACCAGTTTTCAGACGGATGCTAACAATGTTCCATTTATAAGGAATCTGATCCAAAACGGTAATAGCGTTCCATTATTCATTGGCGACAAAATCTGGATCCAGCCGGGTACCGAAGCAACCATATACGACTCTGTACCCACCAATGTTAATGTTGCTGTACCGGTTGTTGACAATGTTGGTGACACGCACTCTTACCAGACTGTCGTCGCGATTGCCGGTTTTCATATTACCGGCGTGGTTAAGCATGGAAACCAAAGCTATATTACCGGACATTTCATTAATCCTGCGACCCTTCCAGGCCTCAACCCAGGTTCAGGTACTGGCACGCCGCTTGGCGCTTATACTCCTCCCTTTCTGGTCAAATAAAAGTATATGAACATTGTTACGTACTCTCCCCAGCCTTGGGATGTGTCCGATTCGCAACTTGAACAGGGTCAACACCAACTGACTCGACTTTTGGGCGAGTCAGGGGAGATGGTTCGCCAGATCAAGGCAAAAAACCCTGACATTGTGTTTATAGTGGGCTTTAAACCCACCGATCCCCGTTTTATTCGGGAGCTGGAGAAGCTTTGCCTTACGCTGCCACATGCCGCCATCGTAGTGTTGCACCCACAGGCAGATCCCGAAAATTTGATGACGCTTATGCGCGCCGGTGTGCGTGAAGTCATCGAAGATAGCTCCGAAGGAACCCTGCAACAGGTTATCGAAAGGGCTTACCTTCGTACCAAAGGTGCGACCATAAGCCAGCACAGGGTTCTTGGATTTGTCTCTTCTAAGGGGGGGGATGGCGGCTCCTGTTTAGCGGCCAACCTCGCATTTGCGCTCTCTCGTGAGCCAGACATTCATGTGCTGGCGGTAGATATCTCTTTGCCTTTTGGTGATCTTGATATGTATCTCACCGGAAACACCCACAGTCAGGACTTGGCTGACATTTCCAGTGAAAGCGATCGGCTCGACAAGTCGCTGCTCGACACCATGGTGCTGCATATAAGTCCCTCGCTTGACCTCATTGCCTCACCTGCAACGTTCGACAAAATCGTGAATATCGAACCTGAGCGCGTTAGTGATCTCATTCACATTGCTACAAACTTTTACGACTACATTATTGTTGACTTTGGAGCATCTATAGACGGTGTCGGCATTTGGGTTCTCGAGCACCTTGACGAACTCTGCATCGTAGCCACCCCGTCACTCCAATCGCTGCGCCGGGCAGGCCAACTGCTAAAACTCTGTAAAGAGTTTGAAAAACCCATTTCTCGCATCGAAATCATCCTTAACCGAGCTGATAAAAATTCTCGCATCACCAGTGATGAAATAGAAAAAGTTATTGGCAGGCAAATCAGCAAGCGCATTCCTCAGGATGATGAGGCCATGCAGGAATCCCTGTTGTCTGGTCAGTCGGTGCTAAAAGTTGCACCCAAATCCCAGCTTTCCAAAACCATCGTTGACTGGGCCGCTCAACTCAACGGCGTCAGTCAGCCTAAACGCTCGATATGGGAACGCTTAAAGATCAAATAGCTCGCTGGAGTCTCTCCACCAAAAGAGGAGCAGATTTCCCTCTCTCAGCCCCCGAAAACGCTGAGGAAACTCAAAAAGCGGCTGCCGTTCAGGTTCCTGCTTCGTTTCCCCCTTCAGTGGCGAAAAAGAACAAGGAATCCGCCAATGGGAACGACTATTACTCGACCAAAACCAAGCTGCACCAGAAGCTGCTCACCCGTATCGATCTCAACTCGATAGAGAGCCTCGATGCCGATCAGTTGCGCCACGAGCTTGGTGTCCTGCTTACCAAGCTGATTGAAGAGGAGGCCCTGCCTCTCAATCATCAGGAGCGCAGCAAACTGGTGACCGACCTCAAAAATGAAATCATGGGTCTTGGGCCTTTGGAGCCATTGCTGGCAGACCCTAACATTTCTGAAATCATGGTTAACGGTTACGAGCATGTCTATGTCGAAAAAAAAGGATGCATTTCCCTGACCGACATTCGCTTCAGCGACGATGCGCACCTCATGAAAATCATAGACAAAATCGTCTCTCGTGTGGGGCGTCGCATCGACGAATCCAGCCCAATGGCTGATGCCCGCCTTCCCGATGGTTCGCGCGTCAACGCCATCATTCCGCCATTGGCTCTCGATGGCCCTGCACTTACCATCAGGCGCTTTGCGGTTGTGCCTTTGCAAATGCACGACCTCATTGAAAAAAACACACTCACACCAACCATGGCCGAACTGTTGTCCGCCCTGGTGAAAGTCAAGTGCAACATCATCATCTCCGGCGGTACCGGTTCGGGAAAAACCACGCTGCTCAATATCCTTTCCGGTTATATTCCGCAAAACGAACGTATTGTCACCATCGAAGACACTGCTGAACTTCAGCTCCAGCAGGATCATGTCATCCGCCTGGAGACGCGCCCGCCAAACATTGAAAATAAAGGTGAAGTCACCATGCGCGCACTGGTGAAAAACTCCTTGCGCATGAGGCCTGACCGCATCGTGCTTGGTGAGGTCAGGAGTTCCGAGGTGATCGACATGCTGCAAGCCATGAACACCGGCCACGATGGTTCGCTCACCACCATTCACGCCAACAGCCCGCGGGATGCTATGGCCAGGCTTGAAAACCTGGTGGGACTGGGTGGTATCAACCTGCCCAGCAAGGCTTTGCGTCAGCTTATCGCCTCTTCGGTTCAATTTATCATCCAGGTCTCGCGACTCAGTGATGGTAGTCGTAAGATCACGCATATCCAGGAGATCATCGGCATGGAAGGCGACGTCATTACCACACAGGAAATCTTTTTCTTCCAGCGTACCGGCACTAATGCAGACGGATCAGTGCGGGGAGTGTTCAAAGCCACGGGCGTACGTCCCAGAGTTTATGAAAAAATACGCACTTTCGGGCTCAACCTCAGTGAAGGGATCTTCGACCCCGACGCCAAAGACTAAACTTTGTGCACATCATGTCCACGTTTTTGTTATCATTATCTGTTTTTTTTGCGGTTCTGCTGATCATGTGGTTGGTGTATTGGGTTTGGTTCCAGTTTTTCGATCCCAATAACAAATCAAAAAATCAGAGACTGAAGGAGATACAGAGCACTATTCAGTGGGGCGGGCAAGCTCCGAGCAGCTTGCGAACGAACCTTGAGGAGCATGCACTTGAAGCGTGGTTACGTTCACGATCCAGAACATTTGAGAAACTTGTTAACCTTGTTCAGCAATCTCGCACCTCTTTCAGTGCAGGGAGTGTCCTTGGTCTTATGCTTGCCTTGTTTACGGTAGTGTTGCTGGCTGGTCTTCTGAACAAAACCAACATCCTGTTTCTACTGGTGTTTGCTGTTGCTATCGCCAGCACGCCTCTTTTCTGGTTATCCCGAAAGGCCACGAAGCTGCGCATGGCCTTCGACGCAAAACTCCCCGAAGCGCTTGACTACATCTCGCGCTCACTGCGTGCCGGCCATAGTCTTTCCTCGGCCATGGGCATGATTGGCAAGGAGTTCCCCGATCCCTTGGGTGGGGAATTCAAAACCGTTTTCGATGAAATGAACTTCGGTATCCCATTCAAAGAAGCCTTCGCCAAGCTTTCTGAGCGCGTTCAGAGCAACGATCTCAGTTTCTTTGTCATCGCTCTCATGATACAGCACGAAACCGGCGGCAACCTTGCCGAGCTGCTCGACGGGTTGGCCGCAACCATCCGCGAACGCTTCAAACTGCGTGGTAAAGTTCGCACCCTCTCATCCGAAGGCCGCATATCAGCCCTGGTTCTCGGCAGTATGCCATTTGTGTTTGGCGCTATTATCTCTCTCATAAACCCGAAATACATTCTGGTGCTTTTTACCACTCCCCAGGGCCACATCCTCCTCTACATTGCGGGCGGTCTTATGGTTTTTGGCATGTATGTGCTCAATATGATGGTTAAGATCAAGGTTTAAAACCCAAGCTACTCCACAATGTTAAACACCCTTCAAATCTTGACCATCGTGCTCTCGGGGGCGGCTGTTGCCTCGGTTGTGCTCGCGTTGTACAATTGGGGGGTTGGCAATACCGTCAAAAAAGACTGAGCCAAATCGTTCGCCAGCGCTGGGCTTCGACCGACGCCAATGTGTCCAGGAAGCCGACGCCCCAAAAAGTGGCTAAGGTCATCGATATTCTCTCAAAACTTTCGCTCCCGGAAGAGGGCTGGCAAAACTCAATCGTTCGGACCAGGTTTTTGCAGGCAGGTATTCGCAACAAAAACGCGCCTCTATACTACTATGCCGTTAAAACTCTGCTCACATTTGTGCTGCCGGTGGTGGTGTTTTTGTTCTTGCGTTTCACCCAACCCAAGCTCCCGTTTATTCTTCTCCTGCTTTTCGTGCTGCTCACAGCTGCGGCAGGCTATTACTTGCCCGAAATAGTGATGAGCTTTATCACGAAAAAACGTATCGAACGCATGCGCAACAGCCTGCCCGACATGCTGGAACTCATGGTTGTCTGCACCGAGTCAGGCATGAGTATCGACGCAGCCATAGCCCGTATATCTCAGGAAATGGCCCGAACCAACCCCGACCTTGCTCAGGAGTTTTATCTTTCGGGTCTTGAAATGCGCGCCGGTGCTACCCGCATCGAAGCATTGCGCAACCTGGCACTGCGCACATCCCTTGAAGAACTGCATGACCTTGTTTCCATGCTCATACAGGCTGAAAAATTTGGTACCAGCATGGCAGAATCGTTACGTGTGCAGTCAGAAGTGATGCGCACAAAACGTATTCAGCGTGCCGAGGAGCTTGCCGCCAAAATTCCCGTCAAACTGGTGCTGCCGCTCGGCCTGTTTATTTTTCCGACACTTTTGATCGTGATGCTGGGGCCGGCAATCATTCAGTTGATTGATGTTTTGAAACATAAGTGAGTTTCAGCCCCATGGTACATGTTTTTTTAGCAGACTGGCCATGGTGGTTGGCTGGTGCATGGGTAGGACTGTGCCTGGTGCCCTTGGCCCGCATCATTCCGCGTAAGGTGTTGCTGTCTGCAAAAGCTCCCCTGTACGAATGGCAGGGCCCCGGTGGCGGCCTGGAGCAACCTGTTCCGAAGGTTCGACGCATTTGGGTA
Protein-coding sequences here:
- a CDS encoding Flp family type IVb pilin; its protein translation is MEEKIMLNMIVYTLMAALNKLFPVKSQKGVTMIEYALIAALIAVAVIAVLVTVGSSLNNIFSYIGSKLTT
- the cpaB gene encoding Flp pilus assembly protein CpaB, which produces MKRPIFVVIALVLGAMTAFIAARMMSGPQASGPSVVIVEQPIDAGKPILGEQIKAISWSGSVVPQEAFSRTADVVGRIALVSMIPGEPVLPGKLAPTGATGGLSSIIPKGKRAISVRVNDVVGVAGFALPGSYVDVLVSGRDVSGQPFSRIVLSRVKVLAVEQDTVAEKDKPKVVNAVTLELSPQESEKLDLARNIGALSLVLRNELDTTVVNSVGTRLPDVVYPQRGVATKFSQPAQAAPSQALQAAPPRASQASPARQYRGTEEIRGISRQQATTP
- a CDS encoding type II and III secretion system protein family protein, with translation MDMNLTCVKHLACGMSALVALSGAVPVVVLASPAPVVAVAAPAPIAKKATPVPAKQVAPAPVAKTAAPAPVTTKTTPAPVAKKVYRKPAAKRYSRVRVMDFSAYTPSSYSVPEGESRVYRLAAPAKRVAVGDPAIADFIMISPSEIYLSGKKTGATNLIVWGKNGNSTTAPLVVSRNVKTIQDLLRAVLPKEHDIQLYSSGDALVLAGSVSNALAAETAIRLVKTFLGGTVPDVTPEATLTSKSEAATGTSGGTSISGMTGVSSASGTTGTATVASSGIRGFINLLKIRDPQQVRLEVRIAEVSKAYIESLGFSWTQGVGSTAGSSLMTGFVSNATLNLLLNNSGNLKVEADRKKTWIKMLAEPTIVAMSGQEGYFLVGGKIYTPTPTGNGAVDYQERTYGVGLRFTPTVLDAGRISLKVAPEVSEPDSQFQSAGSQFNLPAFKVSAASTTVEMNEGQNLVIGGLLKDNLTETIQAVPLLGQLPLLGALFRHTSMDSEKVEVIVIVHPTLVKATDIAPEIPTFVPPGPNRLFLEGKLQGSK
- a CDS encoding TadE/TadG family type IV pilus assembly protein translates to MNRMRTNIAMLRAPASEHTQTQKGAVMVEFAFILPIFLLLLFGVITFSVALYNRTVLCLAVREGARMGALYDANNYDSNGNFVSSNVITKANAAAMQVLNNDLVTFGPGMNPTATTSVSGAAGQRTVTVTANINYTGLYIFSNALSLSATTIMRLEED
- a CDS encoding pilus assembly protein TadG-related protein; the protein is MARLRYNKRLNGQRGIVTILFALVLVVLLGFIALAIDLTRLHLVKVELQNAADAAALAGAGSLIGPGTVSPSYNWTAAYSKAWELARVNSADGKTIAQNQNATVQVVSNNSYWNLRNPDGTLHTYTVPPTGYVPAVQVTITIQHLQLFFAPILGISEGTVNATAIAAVSPPAGATGLFPMAIGSCLFNLYWDSVNNAPKLDPATGQPYDLQFTSVYSGGSGASCTSGQWTSFQTDANNVPFIRNLIQNGNSVPLFIGDKIWIQPGTEATIYDSVPTNVNVAVPVVDNVGDTHSYQTVVAIAGFHITGVVKHGNQSYITGHFINPATLPGLNPGSGTGTPLGAYTPPFLVK
- a CDS encoding AAA family ATPase — encoded protein: MNIVTYSPQPWDVSDSQLEQGQHQLTRLLGESGEMVRQIKAKNPDIVFIVGFKPTDPRFIRELEKLCLTLPHAAIVVLHPQADPENLMTLMRAGVREVIEDSSEGTLQQVIERAYLRTKGATISQHRVLGFVSSKGGDGGSCLAANLAFALSREPDIHVLAVDISLPFGDLDMYLTGNTHSQDLADISSESDRLDKSLLDTMVLHISPSLDLIASPATFDKIVNIEPERVSDLIHIATNFYDYIIVDFGASIDGVGIWVLEHLDELCIVATPSLQSLRRAGQLLKLCKEFEKPISRIEIILNRADKNSRITSDEIEKVIGRQISKRIPQDDEAMQESLLSGQSVLKVAPKSQLSKTIVDWAAQLNGVSQPKRSIWERLKIK
- a CDS encoding CpaF family protein, whose product is MGTLKDQIARWSLSTKRGADFPLSAPENAEETQKAAAVQVPASFPPSVAKKNKESANGNDYYSTKTKLHQKLLTRIDLNSIESLDADQLRHELGVLLTKLIEEEALPLNHQERSKLVTDLKNEIMGLGPLEPLLADPNISEIMVNGYEHVYVEKKGCISLTDIRFSDDAHLMKIIDKIVSRVGRRIDESSPMADARLPDGSRVNAIIPPLALDGPALTIRRFAVVPLQMHDLIEKNTLTPTMAELLSALVKVKCNIIISGGTGSGKTTLLNILSGYIPQNERIVTIEDTAELQLQQDHVIRLETRPPNIENKGEVTMRALVKNSLRMRPDRIVLGEVRSSEVIDMLQAMNTGHDGSLTTIHANSPRDAMARLENLVGLGGINLPSKALRQLIASSVQFIIQVSRLSDGSRKITHIQEIIGMEGDVITTQEIFFFQRTGTNADGSVRGVFKATGVRPRVYEKIRTFGLNLSEGIFDPDAKD
- a CDS encoding type II secretion system F family protein; this encodes MSTFLLSLSVFFAVLLIMWLVYWVWFQFFDPNNKSKNQRLKEIQSTIQWGGQAPSSLRTNLEEHALEAWLRSRSRTFEKLVNLVQQSRTSFSAGSVLGLMLALFTVVLLAGLLNKTNILFLLVFAVAIASTPLFWLSRKATKLRMAFDAKLPEALDYISRSLRAGHSLSSAMGMIGKEFPDPLGGEFKTVFDEMNFGIPFKEAFAKLSERVQSNDLSFFVIALMIQHETGGNLAELLDGLAATIRERFKLRGKVRTLSSEGRISALVLGSMPFVFGAIISLINPKYILVLFTTPQGHILLYIAGGLMVFGMYVLNMMVKIKV
- a CDS encoding type II secretion system F family protein, with translation MAKVIDILSKLSLPEEGWQNSIVRTRFLQAGIRNKNAPLYYYAVKTLLTFVLPVVVFLFLRFTQPKLPFILLLLFVLLTAAAGYYLPEIVMSFITKKRIERMRNSLPDMLELMVVCTESGMSIDAAIARISQEMARTNPDLAQEFYLSGLEMRAGATRIEALRNLALRTSLEELHDLVSMLIQAEKFGTSMAESLRVQSEVMRTKRIQRAEELAAKIPVKLVLPLGLFIFPTLLIVMLGPAIIQLIDVLKHK